AGGGTCAGCGCGCCCCAGAAGGTGGAATAGAACGCCAGGTGGGTGTTGAGCGGGAACACCGTCACCAGCAGCGCGAGCATCGCCGGACGCGCGCGTTCGCGGGCGGCGGCCGAGGCGAAGCGCCACGCACGCAGCGCCAGGGCGACGCCCGACAGCCACAGCAGCAGGCCGACGATGCCGGTCTCGCTCAGCACCTCGAGCACGATCTGGTGCGCGTGCAGCGCAGGGCCGGCACCCCAGGCCGCGGGTGCGCCAGCCTCGGGGTCACAGGCCGGGAAGGCTTCGCGGAAGCCGCGCGCGCCCACGCCGTTGAGCGGATGCTCGCGCACCATGCAGAGCGCCGCGCCCCAGATCCGCGTGCGCCCGGACAGCGCGGCATCGACCCCGGTGGAGCTGGCCTGGAAGGCCTGGGTGGTGCGCTCGAACCGGTCGCGCACCTCGGGCGAGGTGATCGCGATCGCCAGCGTCACCAGCACGCCGCCGGCGAACACGCCGAGCAGGCGCTTCCATCCGAGCAGGCGCCAGCCCGACAGCAGCAGCACCAGCGCATAGGTGAGCCACGAGGCGCGCGAACCGGCGAACACGATCGCGACCCCGATCGCGGCGGCCGCGACGACCCAGCCGAGCGTGCTCCAGCGCCGGCCGGCGGCATACAGCGCGAACGGCGACAGGCTCGCCAGCACCACGCCCAGCTTCAGGTTGCAGGGCCCGAGCACGCCGCCCAGGCGGTCGGCCTCGGCCAGTTCGTCGAGGTTGCACATCGGCCGGCCGCTGATCGCCTGCTTGGCGGCATCGATCCCCCAGAACAGCGGGCTGGTGTCGAAGGCCACCTCGACCAGCGCGTCGAGCGTCCAGATCGCGACGATGACCGCGAGCCCGGTGAAGGTCAGCCGCCGGCCACGGTCGTCGGCCACGGCGATCGCCACCAGCCACAGGAACGGCAGGTAGCGCAGGTCGACGGCAGCCTCGCGCAGCGCGCGCCCGGCATCGACCGAACCCACCGTCGACAGCAGCTCGGGCAGCCAATAGGCGAAGAACAGCACGCTGGTCAGCGCCCACGCCGGGCCGCTGAGCAGCTGCGCGCCGCCGCGGAAGCGGCTGGCGGCGAGCTTGATGATCGCCGCCAGCGCGCCGAGCACCACGATGCCTTCGGCATAGCCCGGTGCCGGCCACAGCGCGACGAAGGCCAGTACCCAGTGCGGCGCCCAGCGCCAGCCGGTGGCGGCGCTCCTGTGCGGTGGAATGGCGGCGTCAGCGGAGTTCGTCATAGACCGAGAGCGTGGCGTCCTGCATGGACCGGAGCGTGTAGCGGCGGGGCAGCGCTGGAATCGTAGCCGCTGCGGACGCGCCGCGGGCGAGCAGCGCGCCCGCGCCGGCGTGCAGCGCGGACGCGTCGAAGGGCTGGACCGTGCCGGCGGGCTGCAGCTCGCGCAGCAGCTCGCCCGCGCCACCGTGGTCCCAGCCCAGCACCGGGCGGCCGCTGGCCAGCGCTTCGATCACCGTGCGGCCGAAGGCCTCGGGCTTGCGCGAGAGCTGCAGCACCAGGTCGCAGGCGGCGTAGGCCGCGGCGATCGCGGCGGTGGGCGGCGTGATCGCGAGCGCCCCGGCCACGCCGAGCACGGCCGCGCGGGCCTCGAGCTCCGCGACGTAGGCCGCGCGCGCCGGGTCGCGGGCACCGGGCATCCACAGCCGGGCATCGAGGCCGTCGGCGCGCAGCGCGGCCAGCAGCTCCAGGGCATCGGCATGGCCCTTCAGCCGCGTGCCGCGCCCCGGGAGCAGCAGCAGCGGGCCATCGCCGGCCAGGTTCGGCGCTTCGAGGGCGGCGGCGGCGCGCGCGGCGCGGTCGGGGAAGTCCGCGCGGGGAAACGCCGCCGGATCGATCCCGCGCGGGATCACGCGCAGCCGCGCCGGATCGGTGTCGGGGTAGTGGCGCAGGACGTAGTCGCGGACGGTGTCGGAGACGCAGACCACGCGCTCGCCGCGCAGCATCACCTGGCTGTAGCGCGAGGGCGAATTGAGGCCGTGGACCGTGGTGGCGAAGCGCGGACGCGACGCGACGGGCAGGCCCTGCAGCGCGCGCCAGCCGATCCACGCCGGCAGGCGCGAGCGCGCATGGACGATGTCGACGCCCTGCTCCGCCATCAGCCGTCGCAGCGGCCGCACCAGGCCGAGGGTCGCGAGCGACTTGCGGCCGAGGTCGAGTTCCACATGCTCCGCGCCGCTGGCAAGCAGCGCGGGCAGCAGGCGTCCGCCGGCCGAGGCGACGAGCGCGCGGTGTCCCGCCGCGACCAGGGCCGCGGACACTTCCAGGGTGGAACGTTCGACCCCGCCGGACTCGAGGGCCGGCAGCAGCTGCAGGACGGTCAGCGGCCGGGGCACGTGCCGGCGGCCCGCGGCGCCGCGCTCAGTCGACCAGGACGAAATGGGCGCCGCAATACGGGCAGTCGGACTGGCCGCCTTCGCTCTCGATCGGCAGGTAGACGCGCGGATGCGAGTTCCACAGCGCCATCGCCGGCAGCGGGCAGCTCAGCGGCAGGTCGGCGCGACGCACCTCGTACTGCTTCTCGGCGTTGGCGGGCTGCGGCTGGGCGGTGGACATCGTGGCGTGACCGGGGCTGGGGAACCGCGACAGTTTAGCCTGCCCCGGCGGCGCGGGTCCGCTCAGGCCGGAAGGGCGACGAGCAGCACGCGGGCCGGACGATCGCCAGCGGCAGCCACGGCCACGGGCGCCAGCCCGTCTGCGGGCCAGGCCATGCCGTCTCCCGCAAGCAAGCGCAGACCGGGATCGGCGACGGCCGCCGGGGCCTGCACGACCAGCTCGCCGTCGATCACCTCCAGCCAGTACCGGCCGGCAGCGCACACCGGCAGGTCCAGGCTGGATCCCCGGGCCAGGCAGGCCGACAGCAGTTGCGCCCGCAGACGGATGGGCAGCGGGTCGGCCGACGCGGGCGAACTCGCGGCAGCGGCAGCGGCAGCGGCAGCGGCAGCGGCAGCGGCCGGAGTTTCGACCGCCGCGGATGCGCCCGCCACGGGTCCCTCTCCCGCGGCCAGCAGCGTCCACGCGGACGCGGATGGAGCCGCATGCTCCGCATCGAGCGCAGGCGAAGCGGCCCGCAACTCGATCCGCGGCGGCGCATTGACCCGATCGGGCTGCAGCCAGGCTTCGACCAGGCGCAGGGGCTGCGTGGACGAGGCGTTGGCCAGCCGCACGACCACGCCGTGGCCGGCCCCGATGTACAGGGCTGCGCCGGCCTCGACGCGCTGGCGGCCGAGTTCGCCGCAGTCGGCGTCCATGGCCCCGGACAGCACCAGCAGCAGCCGCTCCATGTTGGCGACCCGGCCCTCGTCGCGCGCGGCACCGGGCGGCCAGGACTGGGTCGACAGCACGCGCAGCGCGCCCCAGCCCATCCAGGCCGGATCGATCGCGTCCGCGCGGGAAAAGGCTTCGACCGCGTCGATGCCACCGGCACCCGCGACGTGGCCGCGTGCGCCGGCGCGCCGCAGCCGCGGCCCGCCCGGAACCTGTCCGGCAACGGCGCTCATTCGATGCGCGCGGCCTCGTCGAACGACAGCCGCGGCGAGCGCGGGAACAGCTGCGCCGCATCGCCATGGCCGAGGTTGACCAGGATGTTGGAGCGGACCGACGTGCCGGCGAAGAACGCGGCGTCGACCATCGCGTTGTCGA
The sequence above is a segment of the Luteimonas sp. MC1750 genome. Coding sequences within it:
- a CDS encoding O-antigen ligase family protein, coding for MTNSADAAIPPHRSAATGWRWAPHWVLAFVALWPAPGYAEGIVVLGALAAIIKLAASRFRGGAQLLSGPAWALTSVLFFAYWLPELLSTVGSVDAGRALREAAVDLRYLPFLWLVAIAVADDRGRRLTFTGLAVIVAIWTLDALVEVAFDTSPLFWGIDAAKQAISGRPMCNLDELAEADRLGGVLGPCNLKLGVVLASLSPFALYAAGRRWSTLGWVVAAAAIGVAIVFAGSRASWLTYALVLLLSGWRLLGWKRLLGVFAGGVLVTLAIAITSPEVRDRFERTTQAFQASSTGVDAALSGRTRIWGAALCMVREHPLNGVGARGFREAFPACDPEAGAPAAWGAGPALHAHQIVLEVLSETGIVGLLLWLSGVALALRAWRFASAAARERARPAMLALLVTVFPLNTHLAFYSTFWGALTLMLAALYAGSLLARAGQAPPDPDAATPAPAQ
- a CDS encoding glycosyltransferase — its product is MPRPLTVLQLLPALESGGVERSTLEVSAALVAAGHRALVASAGGRLLPALLASGAEHVELDLGRKSLATLGLVRPLRRLMAEQGVDIVHARSRLPAWIGWRALQGLPVASRPRFATTVHGLNSPSRYSQVMLRGERVVCVSDTVRDYVLRHYPDTDPARLRVIPRGIDPAAFPRADFPDRAARAAAALEAPNLAGDGPLLLLPGRGTRLKGHADALELLAALRADGLDARLWMPGARDPARAAYVAELEARAAVLGVAGALAITPPTAAIAAAYAACDLVLQLSRKPEAFGRTVIEALASGRPVLGWDHGGAGELLRELQPAGTVQPFDASALHAGAGALLARGASAAATIPALPRRYTLRSMQDATLSVYDELR
- a CDS encoding zinc-finger domain-containing protein, with amino-acid sequence MSTAQPQPANAEKQYEVRRADLPLSCPLPAMALWNSHPRVYLPIESEGGQSDCPYCGAHFVLVD